A single region of the Branchiostoma lanceolatum isolate klBraLanc5 chromosome 1, klBraLanc5.hap2, whole genome shotgun sequence genome encodes:
- the LOC136446094 gene encoding clathrin heavy chain 1 isoform X2, which produces MAQILPIRFQEHLQLQNVGVNAANIGFSTLTMESDKFICVREKVGDQAQVVIIDLADAANPIRRPISADSAIMNPASKVIALKGSGSAGKTLQIFNIEMKSKMKAHNMAEDVTFWKWITVNTIALVTDTAVYHWAMEGDSQPQKMFDRHSSLAGCQIINYRTDAAQKWLLLIGISAQVAQSPSSDTQNRVVGAMQLYSVDRKVSQPIEGHAAAFGQFKMEGNTEQSTLFCFGVRGAQGGKLHIIEVGTTPTGNQPFTKKAVDVFFPPEAQNDFPVAMQVSSKHDVIFLVTKYGYIHLYDLESGVCIYMNRISGDTIFVTAPHEATSGVIGVNRKGQVLSVSVEEDNIIPYITNVLQNPDLALRMAVRNNLAGAEDLFVRKFNTLFSQGNYSESAKVAANAPKGILRTPQTIQRFQQVPAQAGQTSPLLQYFGILLDHGQLNKYESLELCRPVLQQGRKQLLEKWLKEEKLECSEELGDLVKTSDPTLALSVYLRANVPNKVIQCFAETGQFQKIILYAKKVGYTPDYIFLLRNVMRINPDQGLQFAQMMVQDEEPMADINQIVDVFMEMNLVQQCTSFLLDALKNNRPSEGALQTRLLEMNLMSAPQVADAILGNQMFTHYDRAHIAQLCEKAGLLQRALEHYTDLYDIKRAIVHTHLLNPDWLVNFFGSLSVEDSLECLKAMLQANIRQNLQIAVQVATKYHEQLTTQSLIDLFESFKSYEGLFYFLGSIVNFSQEAEVHFKYIQAACKTGQIKEVERICRESNCYDPEKVKNFLKEAKLTDQLPLIIVCDRFDFVHDLVLYLYRNNLQKYIEIYVQKVNPARLPVVIGGLLDVDCGEDVIKNLIMVVRGQFSTDELVAEVEKRNRLKLLLPWLESRIHDGQTEPATHNALAKIYIDANNNPERFLRENPYYDSKVVGKYCEKRDPHLACVAYERGQCDQELIQVCNENSLFKSEARYLVKRRDPELWATVLIETNEYRRQLIDQVVQTALSETQDPEDISVTVKAFMTADLPNELIELLEKIVLENSVFSDHSEQGTLSAHRNLQNLLILTAIKADRTRVMEYITRLDNYDAPDIANIAIGSELYEEAFAIFKKFDVNTSAIQVLINNISNLDRAYEFAERCNEPGVWSQLAQAQLQQGMVKEAIDSYIKADDPSQYMEVVDVANKNGNFEDLVRYLQMARKKSREAYVETELIFAYAQTNRLAELEEFISGPNTANIQQVGDRCYDAQMYEAAKLLYNNVSNFGRLASTLVHLGEYQAAVDSARKANSTRTWKEVCFSCVDGEEFRLAQMCGLHIVVHADELEDLINYYQDRGYFEELIQLLEAALGLERAHMGMFTELAILYSKYKPQKMREHLELFWSRVNIPKVLRAAEQAHLWAELVFLYDKYEEYDNAIVTMMAHPTDSWKEGMFKDIITKVANIELYYKALQFYLDYKPMLLNDLLTVLTPRMDHTRAVTFFQKVGHLPLVKPYLRSVQTHNNKALNEALNNLLIDEEDYQGLRASIDAFDNFDNIALAQRLEKHELIEFRRISAYLFKGNNRWKQAVELCKRDKLFKDALEYAAESRDTETAEELIAWFLEQKNYECFAGTLYTCYDLLRPDVILELSWRHNILDFAMPFFVNVMREYISKVDKLIESEEQRKEEETTTQQPIVYGEPQLMITSGPQMGVPPQQMPPGMVPGMMPGAAPMPGGYQAPYASM; this is translated from the exons ATGGCGCAGATTCTGCCCATCCGCTTCCAGGAGCACCTCCAG CTTCAAAATGTCGGCGTCAATGCAGCGAATATCGGGTTCAGTACCCTCACCATGGAGTCCGACAAGTTCATCTGCGTGCGGGAGAAAGTCGGCGATCAGGCGCAGGTTGTCATCATCGACCTGGCTGACGCAGCGAACCCCATTCGCCGGCCCATCTCCGCAGACTCCGCTATCATGAACCCCGCCAGCAAGGTCATTGCTTTGAAAGGCAGTGGCAGTG CTGGGAAGACCCTGCAGATCTTCAACATTGAGATGAAGAGCAAGATGAAGGCCCACAACATGGCGGAGGATGTGACCTTCTGGAAGTGGATCACTGTCAACACCATCGCCCTGGTAACTGACACGGCTGTGTACCATTGGGCCATGGAAG GTGACTCGCAGCCGCAGAAGATGTTTGACCGCCATTCCAGCCTGGCCGGGTGCCAGATCATCAACTACCGCACGGACGCAGCACAGAAGTGGCTTCTTCTCATCGGGATCTCCGCACAG GTGGCCCAATCACCGAGTTCTGACACG CAAAACAGAGTTGTTGGCGCCATGCAGCTGTACTCCGTGGACCGTAAGGTCAGCCAACCAATCGAAGGCCACGCCGCGGCGTTCGGCCAGTTCAAGATGGAAGGTAACACGGAGCAGTCCACGCTGTTCTGCTTCGGCGTTCGCGGCGCCCAAGGCGGGAAGCTACATATCATTGAGGTCGGAACAACCCCCACTGGGAACCAACCGTTCACCAAGAAGGCAGTGGACGTTTTCTTCCCACCTGAAGCACAGAACGACTTCCCTGTGGCCATGCAG gTAAGCTCTAAGCATGACGTCATCTTCCTGGTGACCAAATATGGTTACATCCATCTGTACGACTTGGAGAGCGGCGTCTGCATCTACATGAACCGGATCAGCGGAGACACCATCTTCGTCACCGCGCCCCACGAGGCCACCAGCGGAGTCATCGGAGTCAACCGTAAAGGACAG GTCCTGTCCGTGAGTGTGGAGGAGGACAACATCATCCCGTACATCACCAACGTCCTGCAGAACCCTGACCTGGCGCTGCGCATGGCCGTCAGGAACAACCTGGCCGGCGCCGAGGACCTCTTCGTCCGCAAGTTCAACACGCTGTTCTCCCAGGGCAACTACTCCGAGTCCGCTAAGGTCGCAGCTAATGCACCAAAG gGAATCCTGCGTACCCCCCAGACGATCCAGCGGTTCCAGCAGGTCCCAGCCCAGGCCGGCCAGACGTCCCCGCTCCTGCAGTACTTCGGCATCCTGCTAGACCACGGCCAGCTCAATAAGTACGAGTCCCTGGAACTGTGTCGCCCCGTCCTGCAGCAGGGCAGGAAACAGCTACTGGAGAAATGGCTCAAGGAAGAAAAG CTTGAGTGTAGCGAGGAGCTTGGAGATCTAGTCAAGACCAGCGACCCCACCCTAGCGCTCTCCGTCTACCTTCGCGCCAACGTGCCCAACAAGGTAATCCAGTGTTTCGCGGAGACCGGGCAGTTCCAGAAGATCATCCTGTACGCGAAGAAGGTTGGGTACACCCCGGACTACATCTTCCTGCTGCGTAACGTGATGCGTATCAACCCCGACCAGGGCCTGCAGTTTGCACAGATGATGGTCCAGGATGAGGAGCCTATGGCTGACATCAACCAG ATTGTTGACGTGTTTATGGAGATGAACCTGGTGCAGCAGTGCACGTCGTTCCTTCTGGACGCTCTGAAGAACAACCGCCCGTCGGAGGGCGCGCTCCAGACACGCCTGCTGGAGATGAACCTCATGTCTGCTCCCCAG GTGGCCGACGCCATCCTCGGGAACCAGATGTTCACGCACTACGACCGCGCCCACATCGCCCAGCTGTGCGAGAAGGCGGGGCTGCTGCAGCGTGCTCTCGAGCACTACACCGACCTGTACGACATCAAGCGCGCAATCGTGCACACCCACCTGCTTAACCCTGATTGGCTGGTCAACTTCTTCGGCTCTCTATCCGTGGAAGATTCGCTAGAATGCCTGAAG GCCATGCTTCAAGCCAATATCCGACAGAATCTACAGATAGCTGTGCAGGTGGCCACAAAGTACCACGAACAGCTGACCACCCAGTCTCTCATCGACTTGTTCGAGTCGTTCAAGAGCTACGAGGGGCTGTTCTACTTCCTGGGCTCCATCGTCAACTTCAGCCAGGAGGCCGAGGTCCACTTCAAGTACATCCAG gCCGCTTGCAAGACTGgtcagatcaaggaggttgaacGTATCTGCCGCGAAAGCAACTGTTATGATCCAGAGAAGGTCAAGAACTTCCTAAAG GAAGCCAAGCTGACGGACCAGCTGCCACTGATCATCGTGTGCGACCGTTTTGACTTTGTGCACGACCTGGTCCTGTACCTGTACCGTAACAACCTGCAAAAGTACATCGAGATCTATGTACAGAAG GTGAACCCTGCGCGCTTGCCCGTTGTTATCGGAGGGCTGCTGGACGTGGACTGTGGGGAGGACGTCATCAAGAACCTCATCATGGTTGTACGTGGGCAATTCTCCACTGACGAGCTGGTCGCTGAGGTGGAGAAGAGAAACAG GTTGAAGCTTCTGCTGCCGTGGCTGGAAAGTCGTATCCACGATGGGCAGACCGAGCCTGCCACCCACAATGCACTGGCCAAGATCTACATTGACGCCAACAACAACCCTGAGAGGTTCCTGAG GGAGAATCCGTACTATGACAGTAAGGTTGTGGGCAAGTACTGTGAGAAGCGAGACCCACACCTCGCGTGCGTGGCCTACGAAAGAGGGCAGTGCGATCAGGAACTCATTCAG GTGTGCAATGAGAACTCCCTGTTCAAGAGCGAGGCGCGGTACCTGGTGAAGCGGCGCGACCCTGAGCTGTGGGCCACGGTGCTGATTGAAACCAACGAGTACCGCAGGCAGCTCATCGACCAG GTGGTGCAGACAGCACTATCAGAGACCCAGGACCCAGAAGACATCTCTGTGACCGTCAAGGCCTTCATGACCGCGGACCTGCCCAACGAGCTGATCGAGCTACTGGAGAAGATCGTTCTCGAGAACTCGGTCTTCTCGGACCACAG TGAGCAGGGGACACTCTCTGCACACAG GAACCTACAGAACCTGTTGATCCTGACGGCGATCAAGGCTGACCGCACGCGCGTCATGGAGTACATCACCCGCCTGGACAACTACGACGCTCCCGACATCGCCAATATCGCCATTGGCTCGGAGCTGTACGAGGAAGCCTTCGCCATCTTCAAGAAGTTTGACGTCAACACGTCTGCTATCCAG GTGTTGATCAACAACATCAGTAACCTGGACCGTGCGTACGAGTTTGCCGAGCGCTGTAACGAGCCGGGCGTGTGGAGCCAGCTGGCCCAGGCCCAGCTGCAGCAGGGCATGGTGAAGGAGGCCATCGACTCCTACATCAAGGCTGACGACCCCTCCCAGTACATGGAAGTGGTGGATGTGGCAAATAAGAACG GAAACTTTGAGGACCTGGTGCGGTACCTGCAAATGGCAAGGAAGAAGTCGCGCGAAGCGTACGTGGAGACGGAGCTGATCTTTGCCTACGCCCAAACCAACAGGCTGGCCGAACTGGAAGAGTTCATCTCTGGACCCAACACCGCCAACATCCAACAG GTTGGTGACAGGTGCTACGACGCCCAGATGTACGAGGCGGCCAAACTGCTGTACAACAACGTCTCCAACTTCGGTCGCCTGGCCTCCACCCTCGTCCACCTGGGCGAGTACCAGGCCGCCGTGGACAGCGCCCGCAAGGCCAACAGCACACGTACGTGGAAGGAGGTCTGCTTCTCATGTGTGGATGGCGAGGAGTTCCGTCTGGCGCAGATGTGCGGCCTGCACATCGTTGTGCACGCTGACGAACTGGAGGACCTCATCAACTATTACCAGGACAGAGG ATACTTTGAGGAACTGATCCAGCTGCTGGAGGCTGCCCTGGGTCTGGAGCGTGCTCACATGGGGATGTTCACGGAGCTGGCCATCCTCTACTCCAAGTACAAGCCACAGAAGATGAGGGAACATCTGGAGCTCTTCTGGTCACGTGTCAACATTCCAAAG gtccTGCGTGCAGCAGAGCAGGCTCACCTGTGGGCCGAGCTGGTGTTCCTGTACGACAAGTATGAGGAGTACGACAACGCCATCGTCACCATGATGGCCCACCCCACAGACTCCTGGAAGGAAGGCATGTTCAAGGATATCATCACTAAG GTTGCAAACATAGAGCTGTACTACAAGGCGCTGCAGTTCTACCTGGACTACAAGCCCATGTTGCTCAACGACCTGTTGACTGTGCTCACACCCCGCATGGACCACACACGCGCTGTCACCTTCTTCCAGAAG GTTGGCCATCTGCCCCTTGTGAAGCCATACCTCCGCTCGGTGCAAACCCACAACAACAAGGCCCTGAACGAGGCCCTCAACAACCTGCTCATTGACGAGGAAGACTACCAG GGCTTGAGAGCATCCATAGATGCCTTTGACAACTTCGACAACATCGCCCTGGCCCAGAGGTTGGAAAAGCACGAGCTGATCGAGTTCCGACGGATATCAGCGTACCTGTTCAAGGGAAACAACCGCTGGAAGCAGGCAGTCGAACTGTGCAAGAGAGACAAGCTCTTCAAG GATGCTCTGGAATATGCAGCCGAGTCGCGAGACACGGAAACGGCAGAAGAGCTGATCGCCTGGTTCTTGGAACAGAAGAACTACGAGTGTTTCGCGGGGACCCTGTACACCTGCTACGACCTGTTACGACCAGACGTCATTCTAGAGCTGTCCTGGAGGCATAACATCCTGGACTTTGCCATGCCCTTCTTCGTCAATGTTATGCGGGAATACATTTCAAag GTGGACAAATTAATAGAATCAGAGGAACAGAGGAAAGAGGAAGAAACCACAACACAACAGCCAATAGTCTATG GTGAACCCCAGTTGATGATCACATCTGGTCCCCAGATGGGTGTCCCTCCGCAGCAGATGCCCCCAGGCATGGTGCCCGGCATGATGCCAGGTGCCGCGCCCATGCCAGGTGGCTACCAAGCACCCTACGCCTCCATGTGA
- the LOC136446094 gene encoding clathrin heavy chain 1 isoform X1 produces the protein MAQILPIRFQEHLQLQNVGVNAANIGFSTLTMESDKFICVREKVGDQAQVVIIDLADAANPIRRPISADSAIMNPASKVIALKGSGSAGKTLQIFNIEMKSKMKAHNMAEDVTFWKWITVNTIALVTDTAVYHWAMEGDSQPQKMFDRHSSLAGCQIINYRTDAAQKWLLLIGISAQVAQSPSSDTVAQSPSSDTQNRVVGAMQLYSVDRKVSQPIEGHAAAFGQFKMEGNTEQSTLFCFGVRGAQGGKLHIIEVGTTPTGNQPFTKKAVDVFFPPEAQNDFPVAMQVSSKHDVIFLVTKYGYIHLYDLESGVCIYMNRISGDTIFVTAPHEATSGVIGVNRKGQVLSVSVEEDNIIPYITNVLQNPDLALRMAVRNNLAGAEDLFVRKFNTLFSQGNYSESAKVAANAPKGILRTPQTIQRFQQVPAQAGQTSPLLQYFGILLDHGQLNKYESLELCRPVLQQGRKQLLEKWLKEEKLECSEELGDLVKTSDPTLALSVYLRANVPNKVIQCFAETGQFQKIILYAKKVGYTPDYIFLLRNVMRINPDQGLQFAQMMVQDEEPMADINQIVDVFMEMNLVQQCTSFLLDALKNNRPSEGALQTRLLEMNLMSAPQVADAILGNQMFTHYDRAHIAQLCEKAGLLQRALEHYTDLYDIKRAIVHTHLLNPDWLVNFFGSLSVEDSLECLKAMLQANIRQNLQIAVQVATKYHEQLTTQSLIDLFESFKSYEGLFYFLGSIVNFSQEAEVHFKYIQAACKTGQIKEVERICRESNCYDPEKVKNFLKEAKLTDQLPLIIVCDRFDFVHDLVLYLYRNNLQKYIEIYVQKVNPARLPVVIGGLLDVDCGEDVIKNLIMVVRGQFSTDELVAEVEKRNRLKLLLPWLESRIHDGQTEPATHNALAKIYIDANNNPERFLRENPYYDSKVVGKYCEKRDPHLACVAYERGQCDQELIQVCNENSLFKSEARYLVKRRDPELWATVLIETNEYRRQLIDQVVQTALSETQDPEDISVTVKAFMTADLPNELIELLEKIVLENSVFSDHSEQGTLSAHRNLQNLLILTAIKADRTRVMEYITRLDNYDAPDIANIAIGSELYEEAFAIFKKFDVNTSAIQVLINNISNLDRAYEFAERCNEPGVWSQLAQAQLQQGMVKEAIDSYIKADDPSQYMEVVDVANKNGNFEDLVRYLQMARKKSREAYVETELIFAYAQTNRLAELEEFISGPNTANIQQVGDRCYDAQMYEAAKLLYNNVSNFGRLASTLVHLGEYQAAVDSARKANSTRTWKEVCFSCVDGEEFRLAQMCGLHIVVHADELEDLINYYQDRGYFEELIQLLEAALGLERAHMGMFTELAILYSKYKPQKMREHLELFWSRVNIPKVLRAAEQAHLWAELVFLYDKYEEYDNAIVTMMAHPTDSWKEGMFKDIITKVANIELYYKALQFYLDYKPMLLNDLLTVLTPRMDHTRAVTFFQKVGHLPLVKPYLRSVQTHNNKALNEALNNLLIDEEDYQGLRASIDAFDNFDNIALAQRLEKHELIEFRRISAYLFKGNNRWKQAVELCKRDKLFKDALEYAAESRDTETAEELIAWFLEQKNYECFAGTLYTCYDLLRPDVILELSWRHNILDFAMPFFVNVMREYISKVDKLIESEEQRKEEETTTQQPIVYGEPQLMITSGPQMGVPPQQMPPGMVPGMMPGAAPMPGGYQAPYASM, from the exons ATGGCGCAGATTCTGCCCATCCGCTTCCAGGAGCACCTCCAG CTTCAAAATGTCGGCGTCAATGCAGCGAATATCGGGTTCAGTACCCTCACCATGGAGTCCGACAAGTTCATCTGCGTGCGGGAGAAAGTCGGCGATCAGGCGCAGGTTGTCATCATCGACCTGGCTGACGCAGCGAACCCCATTCGCCGGCCCATCTCCGCAGACTCCGCTATCATGAACCCCGCCAGCAAGGTCATTGCTTTGAAAGGCAGTGGCAGTG CTGGGAAGACCCTGCAGATCTTCAACATTGAGATGAAGAGCAAGATGAAGGCCCACAACATGGCGGAGGATGTGACCTTCTGGAAGTGGATCACTGTCAACACCATCGCCCTGGTAACTGACACGGCTGTGTACCATTGGGCCATGGAAG GTGACTCGCAGCCGCAGAAGATGTTTGACCGCCATTCCAGCCTGGCCGGGTGCCAGATCATCAACTACCGCACGGACGCAGCACAGAAGTGGCTTCTTCTCATCGGGATCTCCGCACAG GTGGCCCAATCACCGAGTTCTGACACG GTGGCCCAATCACCGAGTTCTGACACG CAAAACAGAGTTGTTGGCGCCATGCAGCTGTACTCCGTGGACCGTAAGGTCAGCCAACCAATCGAAGGCCACGCCGCGGCGTTCGGCCAGTTCAAGATGGAAGGTAACACGGAGCAGTCCACGCTGTTCTGCTTCGGCGTTCGCGGCGCCCAAGGCGGGAAGCTACATATCATTGAGGTCGGAACAACCCCCACTGGGAACCAACCGTTCACCAAGAAGGCAGTGGACGTTTTCTTCCCACCTGAAGCACAGAACGACTTCCCTGTGGCCATGCAG gTAAGCTCTAAGCATGACGTCATCTTCCTGGTGACCAAATATGGTTACATCCATCTGTACGACTTGGAGAGCGGCGTCTGCATCTACATGAACCGGATCAGCGGAGACACCATCTTCGTCACCGCGCCCCACGAGGCCACCAGCGGAGTCATCGGAGTCAACCGTAAAGGACAG GTCCTGTCCGTGAGTGTGGAGGAGGACAACATCATCCCGTACATCACCAACGTCCTGCAGAACCCTGACCTGGCGCTGCGCATGGCCGTCAGGAACAACCTGGCCGGCGCCGAGGACCTCTTCGTCCGCAAGTTCAACACGCTGTTCTCCCAGGGCAACTACTCCGAGTCCGCTAAGGTCGCAGCTAATGCACCAAAG gGAATCCTGCGTACCCCCCAGACGATCCAGCGGTTCCAGCAGGTCCCAGCCCAGGCCGGCCAGACGTCCCCGCTCCTGCAGTACTTCGGCATCCTGCTAGACCACGGCCAGCTCAATAAGTACGAGTCCCTGGAACTGTGTCGCCCCGTCCTGCAGCAGGGCAGGAAACAGCTACTGGAGAAATGGCTCAAGGAAGAAAAG CTTGAGTGTAGCGAGGAGCTTGGAGATCTAGTCAAGACCAGCGACCCCACCCTAGCGCTCTCCGTCTACCTTCGCGCCAACGTGCCCAACAAGGTAATCCAGTGTTTCGCGGAGACCGGGCAGTTCCAGAAGATCATCCTGTACGCGAAGAAGGTTGGGTACACCCCGGACTACATCTTCCTGCTGCGTAACGTGATGCGTATCAACCCCGACCAGGGCCTGCAGTTTGCACAGATGATGGTCCAGGATGAGGAGCCTATGGCTGACATCAACCAG ATTGTTGACGTGTTTATGGAGATGAACCTGGTGCAGCAGTGCACGTCGTTCCTTCTGGACGCTCTGAAGAACAACCGCCCGTCGGAGGGCGCGCTCCAGACACGCCTGCTGGAGATGAACCTCATGTCTGCTCCCCAG GTGGCCGACGCCATCCTCGGGAACCAGATGTTCACGCACTACGACCGCGCCCACATCGCCCAGCTGTGCGAGAAGGCGGGGCTGCTGCAGCGTGCTCTCGAGCACTACACCGACCTGTACGACATCAAGCGCGCAATCGTGCACACCCACCTGCTTAACCCTGATTGGCTGGTCAACTTCTTCGGCTCTCTATCCGTGGAAGATTCGCTAGAATGCCTGAAG GCCATGCTTCAAGCCAATATCCGACAGAATCTACAGATAGCTGTGCAGGTGGCCACAAAGTACCACGAACAGCTGACCACCCAGTCTCTCATCGACTTGTTCGAGTCGTTCAAGAGCTACGAGGGGCTGTTCTACTTCCTGGGCTCCATCGTCAACTTCAGCCAGGAGGCCGAGGTCCACTTCAAGTACATCCAG gCCGCTTGCAAGACTGgtcagatcaaggaggttgaacGTATCTGCCGCGAAAGCAACTGTTATGATCCAGAGAAGGTCAAGAACTTCCTAAAG GAAGCCAAGCTGACGGACCAGCTGCCACTGATCATCGTGTGCGACCGTTTTGACTTTGTGCACGACCTGGTCCTGTACCTGTACCGTAACAACCTGCAAAAGTACATCGAGATCTATGTACAGAAG GTGAACCCTGCGCGCTTGCCCGTTGTTATCGGAGGGCTGCTGGACGTGGACTGTGGGGAGGACGTCATCAAGAACCTCATCATGGTTGTACGTGGGCAATTCTCCACTGACGAGCTGGTCGCTGAGGTGGAGAAGAGAAACAG GTTGAAGCTTCTGCTGCCGTGGCTGGAAAGTCGTATCCACGATGGGCAGACCGAGCCTGCCACCCACAATGCACTGGCCAAGATCTACATTGACGCCAACAACAACCCTGAGAGGTTCCTGAG GGAGAATCCGTACTATGACAGTAAGGTTGTGGGCAAGTACTGTGAGAAGCGAGACCCACACCTCGCGTGCGTGGCCTACGAAAGAGGGCAGTGCGATCAGGAACTCATTCAG GTGTGCAATGAGAACTCCCTGTTCAAGAGCGAGGCGCGGTACCTGGTGAAGCGGCGCGACCCTGAGCTGTGGGCCACGGTGCTGATTGAAACCAACGAGTACCGCAGGCAGCTCATCGACCAG GTGGTGCAGACAGCACTATCAGAGACCCAGGACCCAGAAGACATCTCTGTGACCGTCAAGGCCTTCATGACCGCGGACCTGCCCAACGAGCTGATCGAGCTACTGGAGAAGATCGTTCTCGAGAACTCGGTCTTCTCGGACCACAG TGAGCAGGGGACACTCTCTGCACACAG GAACCTACAGAACCTGTTGATCCTGACGGCGATCAAGGCTGACCGCACGCGCGTCATGGAGTACATCACCCGCCTGGACAACTACGACGCTCCCGACATCGCCAATATCGCCATTGGCTCGGAGCTGTACGAGGAAGCCTTCGCCATCTTCAAGAAGTTTGACGTCAACACGTCTGCTATCCAG GTGTTGATCAACAACATCAGTAACCTGGACCGTGCGTACGAGTTTGCCGAGCGCTGTAACGAGCCGGGCGTGTGGAGCCAGCTGGCCCAGGCCCAGCTGCAGCAGGGCATGGTGAAGGAGGCCATCGACTCCTACATCAAGGCTGACGACCCCTCCCAGTACATGGAAGTGGTGGATGTGGCAAATAAGAACG GAAACTTTGAGGACCTGGTGCGGTACCTGCAAATGGCAAGGAAGAAGTCGCGCGAAGCGTACGTGGAGACGGAGCTGATCTTTGCCTACGCCCAAACCAACAGGCTGGCCGAACTGGAAGAGTTCATCTCTGGACCCAACACCGCCAACATCCAACAG GTTGGTGACAGGTGCTACGACGCCCAGATGTACGAGGCGGCCAAACTGCTGTACAACAACGTCTCCAACTTCGGTCGCCTGGCCTCCACCCTCGTCCACCTGGGCGAGTACCAGGCCGCCGTGGACAGCGCCCGCAAGGCCAACAGCACACGTACGTGGAAGGAGGTCTGCTTCTCATGTGTGGATGGCGAGGAGTTCCGTCTGGCGCAGATGTGCGGCCTGCACATCGTTGTGCACGCTGACGAACTGGAGGACCTCATCAACTATTACCAGGACAGAGG ATACTTTGAGGAACTGATCCAGCTGCTGGAGGCTGCCCTGGGTCTGGAGCGTGCTCACATGGGGATGTTCACGGAGCTGGCCATCCTCTACTCCAAGTACAAGCCACAGAAGATGAGGGAACATCTGGAGCTCTTCTGGTCACGTGTCAACATTCCAAAG gtccTGCGTGCAGCAGAGCAGGCTCACCTGTGGGCCGAGCTGGTGTTCCTGTACGACAAGTATGAGGAGTACGACAACGCCATCGTCACCATGATGGCCCACCCCACAGACTCCTGGAAGGAAGGCATGTTCAAGGATATCATCACTAAG GTTGCAAACATAGAGCTGTACTACAAGGCGCTGCAGTTCTACCTGGACTACAAGCCCATGTTGCTCAACGACCTGTTGACTGTGCTCACACCCCGCATGGACCACACACGCGCTGTCACCTTCTTCCAGAAG GTTGGCCATCTGCCCCTTGTGAAGCCATACCTCCGCTCGGTGCAAACCCACAACAACAAGGCCCTGAACGAGGCCCTCAACAACCTGCTCATTGACGAGGAAGACTACCAG GGCTTGAGAGCATCCATAGATGCCTTTGACAACTTCGACAACATCGCCCTGGCCCAGAGGTTGGAAAAGCACGAGCTGATCGAGTTCCGACGGATATCAGCGTACCTGTTCAAGGGAAACAACCGCTGGAAGCAGGCAGTCGAACTGTGCAAGAGAGACAAGCTCTTCAAG GATGCTCTGGAATATGCAGCCGAGTCGCGAGACACGGAAACGGCAGAAGAGCTGATCGCCTGGTTCTTGGAACAGAAGAACTACGAGTGTTTCGCGGGGACCCTGTACACCTGCTACGACCTGTTACGACCAGACGTCATTCTAGAGCTGTCCTGGAGGCATAACATCCTGGACTTTGCCATGCCCTTCTTCGTCAATGTTATGCGGGAATACATTTCAAag GTGGACAAATTAATAGAATCAGAGGAACAGAGGAAAGAGGAAGAAACCACAACACAACAGCCAATAGTCTATG GTGAACCCCAGTTGATGATCACATCTGGTCCCCAGATGGGTGTCCCTCCGCAGCAGATGCCCCCAGGCATGGTGCCCGGCATGATGCCAGGTGCCGCGCCCATGCCAGGTGGCTACCAAGCACCCTACGCCTCCATGTGA